Proteins encoded by one window of Vigna radiata var. radiata cultivar VC1973A chromosome 5, Vradiata_ver6, whole genome shotgun sequence:
- the LOC106760295 gene encoding hydroxyacylglutathione hydrolase cytoplasmic-like: MKIYHVPSLQDNNSFLIVDESTKEGAVVDPIEPEKVLEAANSHGVNLKLVLTTHHHGMHAGGNEKIKQLVAGIRVYGGSIDNVKGCTDKVENEDRISLGADINILSLHTPCHTKGHISYYVTGKEGEQPAVFTGDTLFIAGCGKFFEGTAEEMHESLSVTLASLPKQTRVYCGHEYAVKNLQFAMTIEPDNLRIQQKLTWAKNQNQAGQPTTPSTIEEEMETNPFMRVHLPKIQEKVGCKSPIEALRELRKLKDKWMMGYL; encoded by the exons ATGAAAATATATCATGTTCCTTCTCTGCAAGACAATAATTCCTTCTT AATCGTTGACGAGAGTACAAAAGAAGGTGCCGTGGTGGACCCTATAGAGCCTGAGAAGGTCCTAGAAGCTGCCAATTCCCATGGGGTCAATCTGAAGCTCGTTCTCACCACGCATCATCATGG CATGCATGCAGGTGGAAATGAAAAGATAAAGCAATTGGTGGCAGGAATTAGAGTCTATGGTGGTTCGATTGATAACGTCAAGGGTTGCACTGATAAGGTTGAAAATGAAGATAGGATATCCCTGGGAGctgatattaatatattgtcTCTGCACACACCATG CCACACCAAAGGTCACATAAGCTATTATGTCACCGGCAAAGAGGGGGAGCAACCGGCTGTTTTTACTGGAGATACACTG TTTATTGCTGGTTGCGGGAAATTTTTTGAAGGAACAGCAGAAGAGATGCATGAGTCACTCTCTGTAACATTAGCTTCGTTACCAAAGCAAACCCGAGTTTACTGTGGACACGAG TACGCAGTGAAGAACTTGCAATTTGCTATGACAATCGAGCCAGATAATTTGAGGATACAACAGAAACTAACATGGGCTAAGAATCAGAACCAAGCTGGCCAACCCACAACTCCCTCCACCATTGAGGAAGAAATGGAAACCAACCCATTTATGAGGGTTCACCTACCTAAGATTCAG GAGAAAGTAGGTTGCAAGTCTCCAATTGAAGCTTTGAGAGAGTTAAGGAAGCTGAAAGACAAGTGGATGATGGGGTATCTATAG